In the genome of Muntiacus reevesi chromosome 5, mMunRee1.1, whole genome shotgun sequence, one region contains:
- the LOC136168799 gene encoding pregnancy-associated glycoprotein 1-like translates to MLRTRTSLSTWSQERNMKWLLLLWLVAFSECIVKIPLTRVQIIRKTRSEKKMLNNFLKEHAYSLYLTSSPGSKITTHPLRNIQDMIYMGNITIGTPPQEFQVAFDTASADLWVPSIFCTSPTCASHVMFRHLESSTFRLIRKTFGIVYGSGRMKGVVGRDTVRIGDLVSVDQQFGLSMEQSGFEELPFDGVLGLSYPNMSFMGGIPIFDNLRNQGAISEPVFAFYLSKSKPEGSVVMFGGVDKSYYQGTLNWVPLIQARTWRVHMDRISMNRQTIACSGGCEALLDTGTSLIQGPRSLVNNTLRLIGATPRGSKHYVSCSAVNTLPSIDFTINGINYPLPAQAYAIKDSRGNCYIGIREDSVSKSTEMWTLGDVFLRQYFSVYDRGNDRIGLAKAV, encoded by the exons ATGCTCAGAACCCGAACGTCCCTGAGTACTTGGAGCCAGGAAAGAAACATGAAGTGGCTTTTGCTCCTCTGGCTGGTGGCCTTCTCAGAGTGCATAGTCAA AATACCTCTAACGAGAGTGCAGATCATAAGAAAAACccgcagtgaaaaaaaaatgctgaacaaTTTCCTGAAGGAACATGCTTACAGTCTGTACCTGACTTCTTCTCCTGGCTCAAAAATAACTACTCACCCCCTGAGAAACATCCAGGAT ATGATCTACATGGGTAACATCACCATTGGAACACCCCCTCAGGAATTCCAGGTTGCCTTTGACACAGCATCAGCTGACTTGTGGGTGCCCTCCATCTTCTGCACCAGCCCAACCTGTG CCTCACACGTTATGTTCAGACATCTTGAGTCTTCCACCTTCCGGCTTATCAGAAAGACCTTCGGCATTGTATACGGTTCTGGGAGGATGAAGGGAGTTGTTGGTCGTGATACCGTTCGG ATTGGGGACCTTGTAAGTGTTGACCAGCAGTTCGGTCTAAGCATGGAGCAATCCGGGTTTGAGGAGTTACCTTTTGATGGCGTCTTGGGCTTGAGCTACCCCAACATGTCTTTCATGGGAGGCATCCCCATCTTTGACAACCTAAGGAATCAAGGTGCCATTTCTGAGCCTGTCTTTGCCTTCTACCTGAGCAA AAGCAAGCCAGAGGGCAGTGTGGTGATGTTTGGTGGGGTGGATAAATCCTACTACCAGGGAACGCTCAACTGGGTACCATTAATCCAAGCACGCACCTGGCGTGTACACATGGACCG CATCTCCATGAACAGACAGACTATTGCTTGTTCTGGCGGCTGTGAGGCCCTTTTGGACACCGGAACATCACTGATCCAAGGCCCAAGAAGTCTGGTCAATAATACCCTGAGGCTCATCGGTGCCACGCCACGGGGTTCCAAG CACTACGTTTCATGTTCTGCGGTCAATACCCTGCCCTCTATTGACTTCACCATCAACGGCATCAACTACCCACTGCCAGCTCAAGCCTACGCCATCAAG GATTCTCGCGGCAACTGCTATATCGGCATTAGAGAGGACTCAGTGAGTAAATCTACAGAGATGTGGACCCTGGGTGACGTCTTCCTGAGGCAGTACTTCTCGGTTTATGATCGAGGAAATGACAGGATTGGCCTGGCAAAGGCAGTATAA